The window ATACCTCATTGATAGCTCTGGCTCTCTGATCGCTACTGTTCATTGCACAATGCTTACTTACTTTAATCCATTTTAAGGGCTTGCTGTTCCTATTATTGACACTTTAAAGAGTTGAAATGATTGACACTTTTATTGCTGTGAAGGaaaaggactttttaaaaaaacattgaaGGAAGAATTAAAtgaatgccttttaaaatgtttttaacaTATCCTAATGTCACTTTATGTTTCATTGGTTCCATCTGGAAATGTCATTGCCTAGTATCAAGAGTATGAGGTGCCATAGAAGTGGGTGGGGGCATAGCTGAAATCGGGGACAAGAGCAGTGAAATAACCTCAAATAACCATTAATATTACTCTCAGTAAAACTTAATAAAGTTTATTCCAATTATCTTCAATTGATAGTTGGTGTCCTATTTCTATCACAAACCAAATTTGCAAATTAAAGTGGTCTGAAGCTGGCGGGTAGGCAAACTCCTACTGGAAAGCCACTTTTAGAATGATATCAGCTCACATAATTTCAAGGGACTACCATAGCTTTTCTCTCCAATTATGCCAGGAAAGTCTCTCTCCAAATATTACTTGCTTAAATAAAGTTTTATAGCCCTTTTTGAGCTGAGCAGTTATTTGAACTAACTCATGGTTAATTTTGTGAAGATACTTTTTGCAGTTCTTTCGAAATCAGCACTTGCcagttttaaaaaatataatCAGGTCAAATAGTCACCATAGATGTGGAGAAAATGAAAACTATTGTTATGTAAAGTATCATTTATATCATGCTTTAATATAGTTATGAACTTTGTTACATTTTTACTTAATAAAAAAACAAGCCATCGTAATAAAAAATGTAAAGCAGGTGTTTTCTCAATGCTATAATTAAAACATTCTTCTTAGAATAGCTTGCTCAAAATTACACATGTGACCAATGCCTACTAAAAATTAATCCTTATTTCCCACTCCTTTCTTGCGTCTTCTGCAGCTGCACTCTGTGCATTTCATTATGCTAAAGAAATTATACAAGTTTGTGTTGTTGAATGTGTTGAATCTGGAATTTTGTGGTCTCTTTCAGGTGGCCATTCTGGTACAATTCATGATTGAAAACTCTTACCGAATCTTTGGGAGTGGTCTGAATTCACTATTTGGAGAATCAGGAGATGTCCAGCGAGGAAATTCTGAGGACTCACTGGGTTTGTGGTGTCTTGCTTATTAGTTTTTTTTAAGTTACTTATTAACTGGTTCTAAAGGGTCAACAGGTTTCTGTTGATTGGGTTTATTACCTGTAAAATGCTAGTACAAAAACCTCAGCACAAAGTTTGTTAACTGATTTAGAATAAAAGTAGTCACAAGTCTCAGTGTCAGGAGGCAGTTTAAAATTGGAATGCTCATGGATAATAAACTTGCCCTACCACCCCATCTCCATTCTTATCTATCATTTACACAATGTGAAATAATGGGGCAAAGATTGACAAGCATTGTGCAACATTTCTGGGTGCAAACCAGAAAGCATAGGTTGATCAGGGCAAAGAATTAATTTCTATCACCCGAAGGTTTTTTTGCTTTGGATGTATGTTCATTGTATGGGGCTGATTGTTAACCTCAAGCAAgtccacattttttttaatctCAGTGTCTTTCCAGTAAGTGTCAGATTTAAGTTCAGTAGCACAAACCTAATTCCTGAGTCAAGAAGTCAACAGTTCAAGCAATTTAAACACATGATTCAGGCTGACAATTTAATAAATACTGAGAAAGTTATGCACTGTCTAAAGTTCCATCTTTCAAGTAAAATGCTAAACTGAGGCTCCATCTGCCCTCCCAAATGTATGTGAAATATCTCTTGGCACTAATTGCAGAAGTCCTGATTCTTAATTATCTTTGAACCAACATAATTGAAACAGATGATCTtgtttcattgctgtttgtgggtttCTCCTACATTGTACTTGAAAAGGTACATTGTTGTTAGAAAGTGCTTTGGTATACCCTGAGATAATGAGAAACATTAGATAAACCTTTTCTTTTCCATGTAATTTGTATTGTTGCGGAATTGAACATTTCTTTTCCCTTGAATATACTTTAAATTTCTTGGCTGTGAAATTGGACTTTGTCATGCTGCTGTTGCTAGAGTTTCATAAGCCCTAACTCAGCAGGTAGTGCAATAGGTATCTTAATCTGCAAAGGGAGATAGTGTGGGCAAGACATGTGTGTACTGCTGGGATCAGGCATGATCAGATCATAGGATCAACCAACTGGCACAGTTGATTTGGCGCATACTTTTGACCATGAGACCTTTGGTCTCCTTGTGCCTGTGCCTCAAAAGCTAATCTCTGCTGATGAATTTATGTAAATATATAATTCTTGTTAGGCCAATGGTCAAACAAGTAAATACATTGTTTGGTGCCAAATTAAACCATAGTGTCCAAAATTCTAATCCATGATTAGTTGTTCTCGGTTAAGGTAACAATAAAGAACCAAACTACGTCTGTAATATGAAATAAATGAAACCAACCAGAGTTTCCACTCTAAATGCCTGTATtttattcaaacagcaaagatgtCAGACGGGGAACAGTTTTTATTTGATCTCTGTTAATAAATAGTTTATCATACTTCATTGACTTAAATGATGATATGACTGAGTATTTCTGAAACAGTTTTACAGCAAGAGTGAACAGCATAACAGCATGAGAAAATCATGTTGAAATGTTGCAACATTCTGATCTTTCCTTTAATATTATTTCTGCAGATATTGGCTTGTTGCAGCCACAGTATTCATCTGACGATATGGATTCAGAATTATCTGATCAAAAAAGGCAAGAAGTTCAAAACGACCAGTCAAGTGATTCCATCTTCAGCACCTTGAATGAGTCTGGACTGCACACAGCTGAAGGACCCAAAGACATCTGGAACCAGCAGAGCTTATTCAGTGAAGAAGTTCCATGTAAGAAAATCTTAGAGAAGAGTGACAGTGGAGACCTTTGTGAGCAGTTGGAAAATGAATCTTTGTATTCGTGCTCCTCTGTCTCTTCACTTGTAGCTATCCAGAGCATTCACTCAGCACGAGACCGTTGCTCATCTGAGCCCAGTGTCTGCTTGTCACACCATCTTGCCTTGTCTCATGAGCCGGTCGCCCGCCAGTCAAGCTGTGATGCTGCCATGTCTCATGGCCATATTGATTATCTACAACAGCTGAAAAGGCTTCAGCTTGAAAGTCAGAGGTTATTGGATGATGGGAAAGGTCCTGGTTCTAATAAAATGAGATATAACTTTTGGAGGTCCCCTCAAATTAATTCCAGGCTGAAACAGCCTAATTCACATCGAATGAATCTGTCAACAAGATCAAGCCTGTCAAGCCTGTCTTCTCCCACCACATCACCCTCCGAGTCTTCATTAAGTTCAATAGATAGTGCCTTCTCTTATTCTGACTCATCAGTATTTGGTCGCAATGATACTTCGCACTTTGGAACTTCTATAAAAAGCCAGATACTCTCACCTTGTACTTCCAATAGGCTTACTGGCACATTATTTGGGACATCGCCATCTTCAGTGGTTCGCTGTCTCGATAATTTGGATTggtacagtgaggaaacagaaaataaaggagacttAGATGGTGAGAGTGACGGAGAGGATTTAGCTCAAATGTCAATGGAGCGCATGTCTCATGTGAAAAGCCAAAGAGCTAATGTTTCCGAAAAGGGTATTGATTGTTTTACAAACGTAGCATATATTGGATATGATGAACGTGGGGAAAATTCTTTCCAAAATGATGCAAAGGAGTTAAACAGAGAAACTAATAAAGAAAGAAGGAATAGGTCAATAGTTCCCAATGCAACACAATGTGTTTCATTACCTGTGGAGCCCAGTGTGGAGCCTTCTCATAGTGAGAATGTTAAACGCACTAAAATAACATTCTACATGGCACCAGGAAAGGTGTTCAGTATACAAAATATGGATGATCAAGCGAGACAGAACCTTGAAGTTGACAATGCTACACAAGACAACAATAGCGTCTACAGTGTATCACCACCCAGCAAAGGAAGTACTAAACAATCAGGTCAGACTTTAAAGGTCCACATCCCTCAAACTGTGTTTTATGGTCAGGACTCACCCTTGGTTCTCCAATCTGTTGCACGGAGGCAGACATATGATGGATCCAAGGCATCGCAGAAAAAGGTTACACCTGGGGACAGTTTAAAAAGAACACCTTCCATGGACTCTCCTTCACAGAGTGACACACAATTATTAGATGGCTCAGCTCAGCCCATATATTCTCAGCAATGTAGCAATAACACGAGTAATAAAAGACACGCTATTCGATTTATATTACCTCCCTCACTTAAAACTACTGTTAAGGACTACTTCCTTTACAATGAGGCCAAGCACTGCTTCAGAGACACTAAGACAGTGGGGAGTGAACTAATTAGAAGAAGACAAGAATGGCAAAGTAGACGGTGCACTGATTCACAATTGGAAGACTTTGAAAATATTATTTTCACAGATGAATCTTATGTCTGATATAGTAACCTTCTAACAATTATTTTTAtcaaattattttttttaaaccaggGCAGCACTCTACAAGTTGCTACTGATTAAAATTAGTTCCTTTATGAAAGGCTATATGGTTTTTGACATTTATGCTGAACACCACCACTATTACCATTGCCTCAAAGTTTCTGTTTAAGAAACTAGCAAACACCTTTAGAATAATAGATCAATAATGACACTGAAGGTCACCATGTAACCCATAAAATTGGTTCAGCTCAATGCAAGAGCAATTCTTATTAGCCAGTCCCATTCTTCTAGCCTTTTCCAGTTTCCCTGTAAATGTTTCCCTTCAGGTACTTCTCCAATTCCCCTTCAAAAACCAATATTGAACCCGTCTCCAGCACTCTTTCAAATAATGCAGTCTGGATCAAATCAATCCTGAAAGAGGATTTTCCTCATGTCATCTTTTGTGCTTTGGTCAATTTCTGTCtgtggtagacaagcaggaggctggaagaacacagcaagccaggcagcatcaggaggtggagaagtcaacgttttgggtgtaacctttcttcaggactagggGTGGTGGTAAGGGGAGTTACAGATAAaggtgtgggggtgagtgagggttttggatggagagaggggtggagtgaTGAGGTCATGTGGCAGTAGTAACAAGTTGGTTTCATGGTGTGATCAAAGAGCTGGAGGGCTGAAGAGGTCACAGCAGTATGACAGTGAGAAAGGGAATCACTGAGTGCACGTCTGAGGGAGGCAAAGAGTTTCTTCAAAGTGGGCATCCTTTGAAGAGACTTCACAGTGGTACAAActtagttagagacaaaaaaaactgcagatgctggaatccaaagtagaaagctagaagaacaaggaaggtaggcagcatcaggaggtggagaagtcaacatttcagatgtAAACATTCTTCAGGACTGGGCTGAGGTAAGGAGAGTTGCAGataaaggtgggggtggggggtgaagtGAACACAGGGATACGTATGCACAAATTGTTGATGACAGTTTTGGTTGCAAATGTGCTTATAAGAACATATAAACTGCTGAACTTTATAAATAGAGGACTAGAGCATAAAATTATACAGGTTATGGTGAACACTTTTAAAACACGTGTTCATCACTGGGTACCATATTTTTTGAGCAATATGAAGGTTTTTAAAAAGGTACTGAAAAGATTTGTGAAAATGGTGCTACGAATTAGAGATTTTAAATATGTGGATCGATTGGAGTAGAtttttagatttcctacagtatggaaacaggtgcttcggcccaacaagtccacaccgaccctctaaagaacaacccctctgactaatgcacctaatactatggacaattgagAAAGGCCAATcaacctgatctgcacatctctgtattgtgggaggaaaccaaagcacccagaggaaatccatgcaaacacagggagaatgtgcaaactccacacaggcagtcacccatggctggaatcaaacccagttccccctggtgctgtgaggctgcagtgctaaccactgagccaccgtgctgctccatAGCTGAGTTGTCTCCACttcctgtctgtgtctgtgttctctACCTTGCAACCCTTTCCCCATTAGGGGAACAGTTTCCCCTTATCTTCTTTGTCTGGACCCTTCTGATATTCAATACCTCTATCAAACTGCCTCTCCGTTCAAAGGAGAATAAACCCAGCTACTCCAATCTATCCACATACTTAAAATCTCTAATTCTTGCAAACCATTTTCGTTAATCTTTTCAGTTTCTTCTTTAAGTCCTTCATATTGTTCCTAAAATGTGGTGACCAGTGATGAAAAAGTGTTTTAAAAGTATTCACCAAAACTTGTATGATTTTATgctctatgcctctatttataaagtcCAGCATTTCATATGTTCTTATCAGTATGTTTGCAACCTGAACTGTCATCTATAATTTGTGCATATATATTCCCAGGTCTTTTTGTCCGTGTGTTCACTTTAGAGTTATGTGTTTAGT of the Chiloscyllium punctatum isolate Juve2018m chromosome 25, sChiPun1.3, whole genome shotgun sequence genome contains:
- the arhgap20b gene encoding rho GTPase-activating protein 20 isoform X1; this translates as MTPLQNNGVQRKQKAESGSRMFKTSETEKRMKPAVERRRSAPTMAISKALSKSRTPSRDGLISPTSPDSKSLVRAFSSPTTAFIMDERVQLTTGLQTQERHLFLFSDVLVITKSKSSTNLKLKNQVRLCEMWTAFCTDEVCERKTTPENSFVIGWPTTNCVITFSSTETKEKWLSALQWQIKEMKQDEYPKKMSMKMLVMTMQSGASALTLMVGNTDTARKVIKMAAQQLNAKDRAYNYQLWVISGKEATPYPLIGHEQPFSVMMNCLRDYTAHMERSDITTRSQGSNRAILFEDLPKAKQCQFVLKPRPQPDIHVTRESTPKPLKKKKSLIDWALRRSSSNQSDSSLILDSPVTPRKLFGLSLPSICKNGTLPKPIMDMLVLLYHEGPSTKGIFRRSANAKICKELKEKLNSGNEVQMDKESVFVAAAVITDFLRNIPGSVLSSELYEKWMQGIENENEEEKIQSMKNLVEELPEANVLLLRHLFAVLHHIEKNSEENQMTAFNLALCIAPNMLWLPSPLGPEEESKCTRKVAILVQFMIENSYRIFGSGLNSLFGESGDVQRGNSEDSLDIGLLQPQYSSDDMDSELSDQKRQEVQNDQSSDSIFSTLNESGLHTAEGPKDIWNQQSLFSEEVPCKKILEKSDSGDLCEQLENESLYSCSSVSSLVAIQSIHSARDRCSSEPSVCLSHHLALSHEPVARQSSCDAAMSHGHIDYLQQLKRLQLESQRLLDDGKGPGSNKMRYNFWRSPQINSRLKQPNSHRMNLSTRSSLSSLSSPTTSPSESSLSSIDSAFSYSDSSVFGRNDTSHFGTSIKSQILSPCTSNRLTGTLFGTSPSSVVRCLDNLDWYSEETENKGDLDGESDGEDLAQMSMERMSHVKSQRANVSEKGIDCFTNVAYIGYDERGENSFQNDAKELNRETNKERRNRSIVPNATQCVSLPVEPSVEPSHSENVKRTKITFYMAPGKVFSIQNMDDQARQNLEVDNATQDNNSVYSVSPPSKGSTKQSGQTLKVHIPQTVFYGQDSPLVLQSVARRQTYDGSKASQKKVTPGDSLKRTPSMDSPSQSDTQLLDGSAQPIYSQQCSNNTSNKRHAIRFILPPSLKTTVKDYFLYNEAKHCFRDTKTVGSELIRRRQEWQSRRCTDSQLEDFENIIFTDESYV
- the arhgap20b gene encoding rho GTPase-activating protein 20 isoform X2, which produces MKPAVERRRSAPTMAISKALSKSRTPSRDGLISPTSPDSKSLVRAFSSPTTAFIMDERVQLTTGLQTQERHLFLFSDVLVITKSKSSTNLKLKNQVRLCEMWTAFCTDEVCERKTTPENSFVIGWPTTNCVITFSSTETKEKWLSALQWQIKEMKQDEYPKKMSMKMLVMTMQSGASALTLMVGNTDTARKVIKMAAQQLNAKDRAYNYQLWVISGKEATPYPLIGHEQPFSVMMNCLRDYTAHMERSDITTRSQGSNRAILFEDLPKAKQCQFVLKPRPQPDIHVTRESTPKPLKKKKSLIDWALRRSSSNQSDSSLILDSPVTPRKLFGLSLPSICKNGTLPKPIMDMLVLLYHEGPSTKGIFRRSANAKICKELKEKLNSGNEVQMDKESVFVAAAVITDFLRNIPGSVLSSELYEKWMQGIENENEEEKIQSMKNLVEELPEANVLLLRHLFAVLHHIEKNSEENQMTAFNLALCIAPNMLWLPSPLGPEEESKCTRKVAILVQFMIENSYRIFGSGLNSLFGESGDVQRGNSEDSLDIGLLQPQYSSDDMDSELSDQKRQEVQNDQSSDSIFSTLNESGLHTAEGPKDIWNQQSLFSEEVPCKKILEKSDSGDLCEQLENESLYSCSSVSSLVAIQSIHSARDRCSSEPSVCLSHHLALSHEPVARQSSCDAAMSHGHIDYLQQLKRLQLESQRLLDDGKGPGSNKMRYNFWRSPQINSRLKQPNSHRMNLSTRSSLSSLSSPTTSPSESSLSSIDSAFSYSDSSVFGRNDTSHFGTSIKSQILSPCTSNRLTGTLFGTSPSSVVRCLDNLDWYSEETENKGDLDGESDGEDLAQMSMERMSHVKSQRANVSEKGIDCFTNVAYIGYDERGENSFQNDAKELNRETNKERRNRSIVPNATQCVSLPVEPSVEPSHSENVKRTKITFYMAPGKVFSIQNMDDQARQNLEVDNATQDNNSVYSVSPPSKGSTKQSGQTLKVHIPQTVFYGQDSPLVLQSVARRQTYDGSKASQKKVTPGDSLKRTPSMDSPSQSDTQLLDGSAQPIYSQQCSNNTSNKRHAIRFILPPSLKTTVKDYFLYNEAKHCFRDTKTVGSELIRRRQEWQSRRCTDSQLEDFENIIFTDESYV